From Primulina huaijiensis isolate GDHJ02 chromosome 15, ASM1229523v2, whole genome shotgun sequence, one genomic window encodes:
- the LOC140960588 gene encoding pentatricopeptide repeat-containing protein At5g66520-like, protein MVFPLPIVSSLRMPPPLDIEERCGLRSSSKSIIETLTTELVHKFKSPFELKQLHSLAITTGTPLSVFPLSRVASVCALTPSFPYAQQIFEQVEETETFFWNCCLRDFAKSDAPFDTILLFYQLRRHNVCPDSFTFSYVLKACVQLLDNFHGRTIHAFIEKLGLQSNIVLQNKIVHLYASCGDVSHAVLLFHKMLQRDVVSWNTMVTQLVKRGDVDSAYELFKQMPVKNVRSWTAMISGFVQCGKPKEAINMFTKMEEEGVKANEVTVVAVLAACADLGALDLGSRIHEHSNKSRFQRNIHICNTLIDMYMKCGCLKDAHEVFGSIKEPTVISWSAMIQGLAIHGQAEQALEFFSKMVQTGVRPNGVTFVGLLHACSHIGLINEGRAYFCSMTRDYGIIPSIEHYGCMVDLLSRAGLLQEARELIKKMPIRPNSAVWGAVLGGCKVHKNIEMAEVAIEHLLELDPYNDGYYVVLANIYAEAKRWEDVARVRKLMTSRGLRKTLGCSWVNVNGVVHEFVAGDESHPQSQEIFAVWDKLLISMRLNGYVPNTTVVLLDMEEREKEKFLFSHSEKLALVFGLINMKPGETIRIFKNLRVCEDCHTALKLISGIVHREVVVRDRNRFHCFKDGSCSCGDYW, encoded by the coding sequence ATGGTTTTCCCACTCCCCATTGTGTCATCTCTTCGTATGCCCCCGCCTTTGGATATTGAAGAAAGGTGTGGCTTGAGAAGTTCGTCCAAGTCCATAATAGAGACTCTCACAACGGAACTCGTTCATAAATTCAAGTCCCCTTTTGAGCTCAAGCAATTGCATTCCCTTGCCATCACAACCGGCACTCCTCTCTCGGTCTTCCCACTTTCTCGTGTAGCCTCGGTTTGCGCTCTTACCCCTAGTTTTCCATATGCTCAACAAATCTTTGAGCAAGTTGAAGAGACTGAAACTTTCTTCTGGAATTGTTGCTTAAGAGATTTTGCTAAAAGCGATGCTCCATTTGATACTATTTTACTGTTTTACCAGTTGCGAAGGCACAATGTGTGCCCTGATAGTTTCACTTTCTCTTATGTTCTCAAGGCATGTGTGCAATTACTAGATAATTTCCATGGCAGAACCATCCATGCATTTATCGAAAAACTTGGGCTTCAGTCTAACATAGTCTTGCAAAACAAAATTGTTCATTTATATGCATCTTGTGGGGATGTTAGCCATGCCGTGCTATTGTTTCATAAGATGCTGCAGCGAGATGTTGTATCTTGGAATACTATGGTCACACAACTGGTGAAGAGGGGTGATGTGGATTCTGCATACGAGCTTTTTAAGCAAATGCCTGTGAAAAATGTGAGGTCTTGGACTGCTATGATATCAGGGTTCGTTCAGTGTGGGAAACCTAAGGAAGCTATCAATATGTTCACAAAGATGGAAGAAGAAGGCGTGAAGGCGAATGAGGTGACTGTGGTGGCTGTTTTAGCGGCCTGTGCTGACCTGGGAGCACTCGATCTTGGGAGTAGGATTCATGAGCATTCAAATAAGAGCAGGTTTCAGAGAAATATCCATATCTGTAACACTTTGATCGATATGTATATGAAATGTGGATGTTTAAAAGATGCACATGAAGTTTTTGGAAGTATAAAAGAGCCAACTGTCATCTCTTGGTCAGCCATGATCCAGGGGCTAGCGATTCATGGACAAGCTGAGCAAGCATTAGAATTTTTCTCCAAAATGGTTCAAACAGGTGTGAGGCCTAATGGGGTCACCTTCGTTGGGCTCTTACACGCTTGTAGTCATATAGGATTGATAAATGAGGGACGTGCATATTTTTGTAGCATGACTCGAGATTATGGAATCATCCCCTCTATCGAACACTATGGTTGCATGGTTGACCTATTAAGCCGAGCCGGGCTGCTGCAAGAGGCTCGCGAGTTGATAAAAAAGATGCCTATACGGCCAAATTCGGCTGTGTGGGGCGCAGTTCTTGGTGGGTGTAAAGTTCACAAGAACATTGAAATGGCTGAAGTCGCCATAGAACACTTGCTTGAATTGGATCCTTACAACGATGGTTATTATGTGGTTCTGGCTAACATATATGCAGAAGCAAAGAGGTGGGAAGATGTTGCAAGGGTGCGAAAATTGATGACGAGTAGGGGGTTGAGGAAGACACTAGGCTGTAGTTGGGTCAATGTTAATGGGGTGGTTCATGAGTTTGTGGCTGGGGACGAGTCCCATCCTCAGTCTCAGGAGATTTTTGCAGTGTGGGACAAGTTACTTATCAGTATGAGGTTGAATGGTTACGTGCCAAATACCACGGTGGTTCTTCTTGACATGGAGGAAAGGGAAAAGGAGAAGTTTTTGTTTAGTCATAGTGAGAAACTGGCCCTTGTTTTCGGGCTTATTAATATGAAACCTGGAGAAACAATAAGAATTTTTAAGAATCTTCGTGTATGTGAAGATTGTCATACTGCTTTGAAACTGATATCTGGGATTGTACATAGGGAAGTAGTTGTTCGTGATAGGAATAGATTTCATTGTTTTAAAGATGGCTCTTGTTCTTGCGGAGATTATTGGTAG